In the Malus domestica chromosome 16, GDT2T_hap1 genome, one interval contains:
- the LOC103416814 gene encoding transcription factor MYB36-like, whose translation MGRAPCCDKANVKKGPWSPEEDARLKAYIEEHGTGGNWIALPQKIGLKRCGKSCRLRWLNYLRPNIKHGGFSEEEDKTICSLYISIGSRWSIIAAQLPGRTDNDIKNYWNTRLKKKLLGRRKQSNINRSPSDQSQDHQLKDAGDTQALSSSALERLQLHMQLQSLQNPFSFHNNPALWPKLHPLQEKMIQTLRSMNDNNPMMHHRALTSPLQPAQKQKGNINDVYEQVQPTSASILIQQEFSKLCNHKNMDELENPLNGMAYSDAPCRAFISTSNQVDSTIVAAKADGVEQLNSVGTHDHRHQVNSSFQGEFGDVVNNKCFGLAAQQEDGQIAEFDCFKDINVSKDSLEWWANEFDAKSASSNSWDSTSVLHSQGMFQDYELGYNM comes from the exons ATGGGACGAGCTCCATGCTGTGACAAGGCCAACGTCAAGAAGGGACCATGGTCACCTGAAGAGGATGCAAGACTTAAGGCCTATATTGAAGAGCATGGTACTGGTGGCAATTGGATTGCTCTTCCTCAGAAAATTG GGCTCAAAAGATGTGGAAAAAGTTGCAGGCTGAGATGGCTCAACTACTTGAGGCCCAACATCAAGCATGGTGGATTCtcagaagaagaagacaagaccATCTGCAGCCTCTATATAAGTATTGGCAGCAG GTGGTCTATAATTGCTGCCCAATTGCCTGGAAGAACTGATAATGATATAAAGAACTACTGGAACACCCGATTGAAGAAAAAGTTACTTGGAAGGCGCAAACAGTCCAATATCAATCGATCTCCGTCTGATCAGAGTCAGGATCACCAGCTCAAGGACGCTGGCGACACACAAGCCTTAAGCAGTTCAGCCCTTGAAAGACTTCAACTCCATATGCAGCTTCAAAGCCTTCAGAACCCTTTTTCTTTCCATAATAATCCTGCACTGTGGCCCAAGTTGCACCCTTTGCAAGAAAAGATGATACAGACCCTCCGTTCCATGAATGATAATAACCCTATGATGCACCACCGTGCTCTCACAAGTCCTCTTCAACCAGCTCAAAAGCAAAAGGGTAATATCAATGATGTCTATGAACAAGTGCAGCCCACTTCTGCCTCTATCTTAATTCAACAAGAATTTTCAAAATTATGCAATCACAaaaatatggatgaactggAGAATCCTTTGAATGGCATGGCATACTCAGACGCCCCCTGTCGTGCTTTCATCTCCACAAGTAATCAAGTGGACTCAACTATTGTGGCGGCAAAAGCCGATGGTGTAGAGCAGTTAAACAGTGTCGGAACTCATGATCATCGTCACCAGGTTAATTCGAGCTTCCAAGGTGAATTTGGTGATGTTGTTAATAATAAATGTTTTGGTCTCGCAGCACAACAGGAAGATGGTCAAATAGCTGAATTTGATTGTTTCAAAGACATCAATGTCTCCAAGGACAGCTTGGAGTGGTGGGCTAACGAGTTTGACGCAAAATCTGCCTCTTCAAACTCCTGGGATTCTACTTCTGTTCTTCACTCCCAAGGAATGTTTCAAGACTATGAATTAGGTTACAACATGTAG
- the LOC103416803 gene encoding uncharacterized protein, which yields MCNKGIECLSDSENPINHQAVYLMDSPSATPHFGSNSTAALSPNLNEENPRVKFLCSFSGSILPRPQDGKLRYVGGETRIVSVPQDIKFEELMNKIRELYEGAAVLKYQQPDEDLDALVSVVNDDDVTNMMEEYDKLGSGDGFTRLRIFLFSHPDQDSSSHYEGDERDNERRYVDALNTLNDGSEFRKQYPESPLINPVDDLHIAEQFFSPISLEGCLHSQRNCDISMAQYNLHQLKIPHAGSGQHHQPISQRYNEMEAPWSPAYYSPGHHGHIDSRPMAEFPSSPSSAWYRMPFPDVADKCLDRLPEEYARQPLNHQPPYEHLSENVSLLPSGAIGGEKSGFPGNVFHGNNAVEGNSICEHCRMAFQRNQPHFEQPNMANGFQQVPNPSSEGTPNRETFMMNPDAKLHHEIYASEQNNGPPHFNETPNHERGWAQHHHLNCRTEETRPHASGAGKLNDPYIVDGPNMNLPLGPNMVDGHYISSNYVHHRAGPKVGNEVFHERSVAALPNVHIAPVEERGVRYGNLPYAYGGDNIYLGSHGHAPGHAVWRNVQIPMHAAPPHEASVSAPQVNGSVNVGYFRREDSPRFSIALDNQNIWVDSSQKMLGLEGKAVPPDYSYGHAVKLNPNALCQENHQAFPLEPIQSTPDMINCAIPLNPVAGVVRLEEKSSPGVNEVNIVDKVENSETEVINPNNHCDKSGGVVSLESINSNFSKLAEESGNAGKTSDEHQSTRELLKLSVNDLSFIPELIASVKKAALEGAEGVKANVEESTDPEKSSSIGKEAAGKNLEPNTPREREFDCDSDNLNNPKIEPTKAEAEAIAKGLQTIRNDDLEEIRELGSGTYGAVYHGKWKGSDIAIKRIKSSCFAGKPSERERLIADFWKEALILSSLHHPNVVSMYGIVRNGPDGSLATVTEFMVNGSLKQFLQKKDRTIDRRKRFIIAMDAAFGMEYLHGKNIVHFDLKCENLLVNMRDPQRPVCKIGDLGLSKVKQQTLVSGGVRGTLPWMAPELLSGKSNMVTEKIDVYSFGIVMWELLTGEEPYTDMHCASIIGGIVNNTLRPQIPTWCDPEWKSLMESCWASDPSHRPSFSEISQKLRNMAAAMNVK from the exons AAGATGGGAAACTCCGGTATGTGGGTGGAGAGACGCGAATTGTGAGTGTTCCACAAGATATCAAGTTCGAGGAGTTGATGAACAAGATACGGGAGCTTTATGAAGGGGCAGCAGTGCTCAAGTACCAGCAACCTGATGAGGACCTTGATGCTCTTGTCTCGGTTGTGAACGATGATGATGTGACTAACATGATGGAAGAGTATGATAAGTTGGGATCTGGCGATGGTTTCACTAGGCTcaggatttttttgttttcgcaTCCTGACCAGGATAGTTCATCGCACTATGAGGGTGATGAAAGGGATAATGAGAGGAGGTATGTCGACGCTCTCAATACTTTAAATGATGGCTCCGAATTTAGGAAGCAGTATCCTGAGTCCCCTCTTATTAATCCTGTTGATGATCTCCATATAGCTGAACAATTTTTTAGTCCAATAAGTCTTGAGGGTTGCCTTCATAGCCAGAGAAATTGTGATATATCCATGGCTCAATACAACTTGCATCAGCTCAAGATACCTCATGCAGGATCGGGGCAACACCATCAACCAATTAGTCAGAGGTATAACGAAATGGAAGCTCCTTGGAGTCCTGCATACTATTCTCCTGGGCATCATGGGCACATTGATTCAAGACCAATGGCAGAGTTTCCTTCCTCTCCTTCCTCTGCATGGTACCGTATGCCGTTTCCAGATGTAGCCGATAAATGTTTAGATAGACTGCCTGAAGAATATGCACGACAGCCATTGAATCATCAGCCTCCATATGAACACCTTTCTGAGAATGTTTCATTGCTTCCAAGTGGAGCTATAGGTGGTGAAAAGTCAGGATTTCCGGGTAACGTTTTTCATGGAAACAATGCTGTTGAAGGAAACAGTATTTGTGAACACTGCCGGATGGCTTTCCAGAGAAACCAACCACATTTTGAGCAACCAAACATGGCAAATGGATTTCAGCAGGTTCCTAATCCAAGCAGCGAGGGTACTCCAAATAGAGAGACTTTCATGATGAATCCAGATGCAAAGTTGCACCATGAAATATACGCAAGTGAACAGAATAATGGTCCTCCTCATTTTAATGAGACTCCAAATCATGAAAGAGGGTGGGCTCAACATCATCATTTGAATTGTCGGACCGAGGAAACAAGACCACATGCTTCTGGAGCTGGGAAATTGAATGATCCTTACATTGTAGATGGTCCCAACATGAATTTGCCTCTTGGTCCTAATATGGTGGATGGCCATTACATCTCTTCCAATTATGTTCATCACCGAGCTGGACCTAAAGTGGGAAATGAAGTGTTTCACGAACGATCTGTGGCTGCTCTACCCAATGTACACATTGCTCCTGTAGAAGAGCGTGGTGTTCGTTATGGAAATCTTCCTTATGCCTATGGAGGCGATAATATTTATCTGGGGTCTCATGGACATGCACCTGGACATGCAGTATGGAGAAATGTTCAGATCCCAATGCATGCTGCGCCTCCTCATGAAGCATCCGTTTCTGCTCCACAAGTGAATGGTTCTGTTAATGTGGGATATTTCAGACGTGAGGATAGTCCAAGGTTTTCCATTGCATTAGACAATCAAAATATTTGGGTTGACTCCTCGCAGAAAATGTTAGGTTTGGAAGGGAAAGCTGTTCCTCCAGACTATTCTTATGGGCACGCTGTAAAGTTGAACCCAAACGCACTTTGTCAAGAAAATCATCAAGCATTTCCTCTAGAACCCATTCAGTCCACACCTGATATGATAAATTGTGCTATTCCTTTGAACCCCGTCGCCGGAGTTGTAAGGTTGGAGGAAAAGAGTTCACCTGGAGTAAATGAGGTGAATATTGTGGACAAGGTGGAGAACTCTGAAACGGAGGTTATAAACCCAAACAATCATTGTGATAAAAGTGGTGGTGTGGTATCTCTTGAGTCGATAAATTCAAATTTCAGTAAGCTTGCAGAAGAAAGTGGTAATGCTGGCAAAACAAGTGACGAACATCAGTCTACTCGTGAACTTTTAAAGCTTTCTGTTAATGATTTGAGTTTCATACCGGAGTTGATTGCTTCTGTTAAAAAAGCTGCACTAGAGGGGGCTGAGGGGGTAAAAGCCAACGTTGAAGAAAGTACTGATCCTGAGAAGAGTAGTTCAATAGGCAAAGAAGCAGCTGGAAAAAATTTGGAACCG AACACTCCTCGAGAAAGGGAATTTGATTGTGATAGTGATAATCTAAACAATCCCAAAATCGAGCCAACGAAGGCGGAGGCAGAAGCTATTGCCAAGGGATTGCAG ACAATAAGGAACGATGATCTAGAGGAGATCCGAGAATTAGGTTCTGGGACTTATGGGGCTGTGTATCATGGGAAGTGGAAGGGGTCTGACATAGCGATAAAGAGAATAAAATCCAGTTGTTTTGCTGGGAAACCATCAGAAAGAGAACGTTTG ATTGCAGATTTCTGGAAGGAGGCTTTGATACTGAGTTCATTGCATCACCCAAATGTTGTTTCCATGTATGGTATTGTGCGCAATGGCCCTGATGGATCTTTAGCAACTGTGACTGAATTCATGGTTAATGGTTCTTTGAAACAGTTTTTGCAGAAAAAAGATCG AACAATCGATCGTCGTAAAAGATTTATCATAGCTATGGATGCTGCATTTGGGATGGAGTACCTGCATGGAAAAAATATAGTACATTTTGATTTAAAGTGTGAAAATCTGTTAGTGAATATGAGAGATCCACAGCGGCCTGTATGCAAG ATTGGTGATTTGGGATTATCCAAAGTAAAACAACAGACTTTAGTGTCTGGAGGTGTTCGTGGAACTTTACCCTGGATGGCACCTGAGCTTCTTAGCGGGAAAAGTAACATGGTAACAGAGAAG ATTGATGTTTACTCATTTGGGATTGTTATGTGGGAACTGCTTACGGGAGAAGAGCCATATACAGATATGCATTGTGCGTCTATAATTG GAGGTATTGTGAACAACACGTTGCGCCCTCAAATTCCCACGTGGTGCGACCCAGAATGGAAGTCTTTGATGGAAAGTTGTTGGGCCTCTGATCCTTCCCACAGGCCATCGTTTTCTGAAATTTCTCAGAAGCTAAGAAATATGGCTGCTGCAATGAATGTGAAATAA